In Salmo trutta chromosome 37, fSalTru1.1, whole genome shotgun sequence, the following proteins share a genomic window:
- the LOC115176570 gene encoding nucleotide-binding oligomerization domain-containing protein 1, with the protein MYIMGSSAEEARSGLTGHVSTVQMLTLHRELLVSHVKSTQCIMDNLLESGFLCIEDAEIIQRAATKTDQVRKILELVQSKGEQACEYFLYILYKVYDAYIDLQPWLKEINYQPSDFIRHIPVKNTDPISRYCEKLRHELGRDTRFIASYTKREETLLEELYTDTLMELLNDRNESLGQLEGLEQLLGEQGVFNPQAETVLITGDAGVGKSILLQKLQRLWSNRELEQTDTMFFFKFRCRMFSTFKETDEISLRDLLFKYNCYPDQDADNEVFSYILRFPKKVIFTFDGYDEIHADLDLENMPEVVSPEEKTHPLLVLINLLCGKLLNGSRKVLTARTGTEVQSRVIRKRVALRGFSLAHLQIYTNLHFKDQEHRDLVSVQLDASPHLCGLCSIPLFCWIVFKSFKHLRSVYDDFELPEACVTLTNIFLLLSEVFFSRGASPPPGLLKRNTRCPADTFRAGLRPLTAFSKLALLGMERGGFVFDQEEVASCGLTEEDLQVGFLRPVSCYDACGNPSTFEFFHLTLQSFLAAFSLVLDEQASVGNILKFFTECSRRDNTSCLSCVLPCIGGSSKPRGKDPFKTNEHLQYTNLFLCGLLSKTNAGLLEHMVPPALLKRKRAVLKSYLSTSVRSHLRGLPLHSTEQEGSKVHVLPNFLWMLRCIFETGSKEVAQLTAKGITADYIKLGYCNVFSGDCSALNFVLQHRRKRLGVDMDNNNISDYGVKQLRPSFSKMTVVRLCVNQISDSSVEVLAEELIKHRVVEVLGLYNNLITDIGAKLIAQIIEECPKLRVVKVGSNKFTSVGGRYLASAIQKSSSIFDVGMWGNNIGDEGARAFAEALRNHPSLTNLSLSANGITSEGGRSLAEALKGNTMLRIFWLVQNELSDDVAPDMAELIRSNTGLSHLWLINNQMTVDGIRQLSEALSHNTSLKEICLKGNCLSEEEEKLFEAEGRLRFH; encoded by the exons ATGTATATTATGGGCTCCAGTGCCGAGGAAGCCCGTTCTGGACTAACGGGCCATGTGTCCACTGTCCAAATGCTCACCTTGCATCGTGAGCTACTGGTTTCCCATGTGAAGAGCACGCAGTGTATTATGGATAACCTCTTAGAAAGTGGTTTTCTGTGTATCGAGGATGCAGAAATCATCCAGCGCGCAGCCACCAAGACAGACCAG GTGCGTAAAATCCTGGAATTGGTCCAAAGCAAAGGGGAGCAGGCATGTGAATACTTCCTATATATTCTCTACAAAGTTTATGATGCATACATAGACCTCCAACCATGGCTTAAAGAGATCAACTACCAGCCATCAGACTTCATACGGCACATACCAGTAAAGAACACGGACCCTA TTAGTAGGTACTGTGAGAAGCTGAGGCACGAGCTGGGCCGAGACACACGCTTCATTGCATCCTACACCAAGCGAGAGGAAACCCTGCTGGAGGAGCTCTATACTGACACCCTGATGGAGCTCCTGAATGACCGCAATGAGAGCCTGGGCCAACTGGAGGGTCTGGAGCAGCTCCTAGGAGAGCAGGGTGTCTTTAACCCACAGGCAGAGACGGTGCTCATCACGGGGGACGCTGGGGTGGGCAAGTCTATCCTCCTCCAGAAGCTCCAGAGACTGTGGTCCAATAGGGAGCTGGAACAGACAGACACCATGTTCTTCTTCAAGTTCCGTTGTAGGATGTTCAGCACGTTCAAGGAGACAGACGAGATCTCACTCAGGGACCTGCTTTTCAAATACAACTGCTACCCCGACCAAGATGCGGACAATGAGGTGTTCAGCTACATCCTCCGCTTCCCCAAAAAGGTTATCTTTACTTTTGACGGCTATGATGAGATCCACGCTGATCTGGACCTGGAGAACATGCCTGAGGTGGTTTCTCCAGAGGAGAAGACTCACCCTCTTCTGGTGCTCATTAACCTGCTCTGTGGGAAGCTGCTCAATGGTTCTCGGAAAGTCCTTACTGCTCGGACAGGCACTGAGGTCCAGAGCAGGGTGATCCGGAAGAGGGTGGCACTGCGTGGGTTCTCTCTGGCCCACCTTCAAATCTACACCAACCTGCACTTCAAGGACCAAGAGCACCGGGACTTGGTCTCAGTCCAGCTGGATGCCAGCCCCCACCTCTGTGGCCTCTGCTCCATCCCCCTCTTCTGCTGGATCGTCTTCAAGAGCTTTAAACACCTGCGCTCAGTCTACGACGACTTTGAGCTGCCAGAGGCTTGCGTGACCCTCACTAACATATTCCTTCTGCTTTCTGAAGTCTTCTTCAGCCGGGGGGCCTCTCCCCCACCGGGCCTCCTGAAGAGAAACACCAGGTGCCCCGCTGATACCTTCAGGGCAGGGCTGAGGCCACTGACAGCCTTCTCCAAGCTGGCTCTGCTGGGCATGGAGAGAGGAGGCTTTGTGTTCGACCAGGAGGAGGTGGCCTCCTGTGGCCTGACTGAGGAGGACCTTCAGGTGGGTTTCCTACGACCAGTCAGCTGCTACGATGCCTGTGGAAACCCTTCCACCTTTGAGTTCTTTCACCTCACCCTGCAGTCCTTCTTGGCTGCATTCTCCCTGGTTCTGGACGAACAGGCCAGCGTAGGAAACATCCTCAAGTTCTTCACCGAGTGCAGCAGGAGGGACAACACATCTTGTTTATCGTGTGTCTTACCCTGCATCGGTGGCTCCTCCAAACCAAGGGGAAAGGATCCATTCAAGACCAACGAGCATCTCCAGTACACCAACCTCTTCCTGTGTGGATTGCTGTCTAAGACCAACGCCGGCCTGCTGGAGCACATGGTTCCTCCAGCGCTACTGAAGAGGAAGCGGGCGGTCCTCAAGTCCTACCTGTCCACCAGCGTTCGGTCCCACCTCCGTGGCCTGCCACTccacagcacagagcaggagggcaGCAAGGTGCATGTCCTTCCCAACTTCCTGTGGATGCTGCGTTGCATCTTCGAGACAGGAAGTAAAGAGGTGGCCCAGCTGACTGCGAAGGGCATCACAGCTGACTACATCAAGCTGGGCTACTGTAATGTGTTCTCTGGCGACTGCAGTGCCCTCAACTTTGTGCTGCAGCACCGGCGGAAGAGGCTAGGGGTGGACatggacaacaacaacatcagtgACTATGGGGTCAAGCAGCTCAGGCCTTCATTCAGTAAGATGACCGTGGTGAG ATTGTGTGTCAATCAGATCTCAGACAGCAGCGTTGAAGTACTGGCTGAGGAGCTTATCAAACACAGAGTGGTGGAGGTTCTGGG ACTTTACAATAATCTCATCACGGACATCGGTGCCAAGCTAATCGCTCAAATCATTGAGGAATGTCCTAAGTTAAGAGTCGTCAA GGTTGGCAGCAACAAGTTCACCAGTGTGGGTGGCAGGTATCTGGCCAGTGCCATTCAGAAGAGCTCATCTATCTTTGATGTGGG aatgtgggggaaCAACATTGGGGATGAAGGAGCAAGAGCATTTGCAGAGGCCCTGAGGAATCACCCAAGTCTTACCAACCTCAG CCTCTCAGCCAATGGCATCACTTCAGAAGGTGGGAGGAGCTTGGCCGAAGCACTGAAAGGCAACACAATGCTCAGAATCTTCTG GTTGGTGCAAAACGAGTTGTCAGATGATGTAGCACCAGACATGGCAGAACTGATCAGATCCAACACGGGTCTATCTCACCTCTG GTTAATCAATAATCAGATGACAGTGGATGGAATCAGACAGCTGTCAGAGGCTCTCTCCCACAACACATCACTCAAAGAGATCTG TTTGAAAGGAAACTGTCTTTCTGAAGAGGAAGAGAAGCTGTTTGAGGCTGAGGGAAGGCTACGCTTCCACTGA